From Spiroplasma endosymbiont of Amphimallon solstitiale:
ATATCAAGAGCATAATTTTTAGTAATTAACAAATGATTAATAGTATTAATTTCTATTAAAGTTAAAATTATTAATTTTCTACCTGCATTTTGTTTATTTTTTTGAATTTTATTCAATATTTCTAATGGTAATAAGTTTTGATTTAATAATCTACAAACTCTATGTACAGTTGATTTACTATAATCAATGGCTTTTGCTATTTTACGAATCGAAAATCCATAACTTTTATATTCTTTTATTGCTATTATTGATTCAATAGTCAGATACTTATACATTGTGCTAATTCCTTTCTTTTCTTAATTATAGAATTAACACAATTTAATTTTTATATAAGTGTCCTTTTTAATTTTACAATTCAGGTTTTAAAAAAATAAAAAAATACATTTTTAAATTTCAAAAATATTTTTTATTGATTAAAATGTATTTTTTATATTTAAAATTATTATTTTAACTGTATAAAAAGTATAAGCCATTAATTATTTTAAAAGTAATAACTTTAACTTTATATAAAAAAAATACAAATTAAAAAACTAATTGTTTTTTAATTTGTTCACTAATTTCTTTACTTTCTAAAACTTCAATTAACTTTAAACCAAATTCAAATGCAGCACCAATTGATTTTCCAGTTATAATATTATTATCAACTACTACTTTTTCATCTAAAATAATACTTTTATTTAAACCAATATTAGTGCCTGGATAATGCGTAATTTTTTTGTTATCTATTAAATTTAATTGCCCTAAAATTTGGGGTGCTGCACAAATAGCAGCAATAAACTTATTACTATCTTTAGCAAAAATAACTAACATTGATTTTAATAATTCATTTTTGCTTAAGTTTTCTACTCCAATTTTACCACCCGGTAAAATTAGCATCTTATAACTTAACAAATCAATATCACTGATTTTCTTTTCACATAAAATAAAAACATTATGACTTGATTTGATTTTTAAGTCATTTTCAATACTTACTAAATCAATAATAATATTAGCCCTTCTTAATAGATCAATAGTAATTATTACTTCACCCATTTCATAGCCTGTTGCTAAAAAAATAGCTACTTTAAACTTCTCATTATTACTCATTATTTCTTTTCAATTCATTATTTAATTTAAAAACATTAATAGCATTTTCCCTAGTTGCATTAATAATACTTTGTTTTGGGATCTTCTTTAATTCAGCTATTTTATTAACTGTAAATATTATATTTTCTGGATGATTAATTGTTAATCCATTTTTGGGATTTTTGCCTCTTTTTGGTTCAGGAGTTAAATATGGCGCATCTGTTTCAACTAATATTTTATTAATTGGTATATTTTTTGCTACCTCTTGTAACTTCAAAGCATTTTTATATGTCACATTACCTGCAAAAGAAATATAAAAACCTTGTTTTATAAATTTTTCAGCTATTACTTTTGTTCCTGTAAAACAATGAAGAACACCATTAGTAATATTTTCTTTTTTAATAATTTCAAAAGCATCTTCAAAAGCATTACGAATATGTAATAATACAGGTAATTTATGTTCTTTAGCTAATTTTAGTTGTTCAATAAATCATTTTTTTTGCAATTGTGGTTCTGTAAATTTATGATAATAATCTAATCCAATTTCACCAATAGCAACTACTTTACCGGTTGCTATTAATTTTTTCAATTCTGAAATAGTATTACTATCGCA
This genomic window contains:
- a CDS encoding TatD family hydrolase, with the protein product MANNGIFDTHCHLMSKHYDETEILKLLTDAYSAGDSIGSICNVGFDLNTSKQAVSQIYEFESEKKIPNLYAAVGIHSTEVNTCDSNTISELKKLIATGKVVAIGEIGLDYYHKFTEPQLQKKWFIEQLKLAKEHKLPVLLHIRNAFEDAFEIIKKENITNGVLHCFTGTKVIAEKFIKQGFYISFAGNVTYKNALKLQEVAKNIPINKILVETDAPYLTPEPKRGKNPKNGLTINHPENIIFTVNKIAELKKIPKQSIINATRENAINVFKLNNELKRNNE
- a CDS encoding DJ-1 family glyoxalase III, with amino-acid sequence MNWKEIMSNNEKFKVAIFLATGYEMGEVIITIDLLRRANIIIDLVSIENDLKIKSSHNVFILCEKKISDIDLLSYKMLILPGGKIGVENLSKNELLKSMLVIFAKDSNKFIAAICAAPQILGQLNLIDNKKITHYPGTNIGLNKSIILDEKVVVDNNIITGKSIGAAFEFGLKLIEVLESKEISEQIKKQLVF